The Bacteroidota bacterium genomic interval GCAGCATCTACATGGAACCAGATATGATTATCCCGGCAGAAATCACCCAAAGCGTCAAGGTCATCATATTTCCCTGTCGAGGTAGAACAAGCATTTCCGATCAAGGCAAAGATTTGTATTCCTTTGCTTCGGCAATCTTCCAGGATACCGGGCAACAAGGAGGTCTTTATACGATATTGCTCATCAACCGGCACTTTCACCAGACCTTTCTCTCCCATTCCCATGATCTTGACTGCTCTTTCCACGCTATAATGAGCTTCTGTGGAAACCAAAACCGCCATCTGGTCATGAATACCATCTTCCCATGAATCCCTGCCGGCAAATGCCTGCCGGGCCGTAAGCAAAGCCGTTAGATTGCCGATGGAGCCCCCCGAAGTCATCAATCCGTTAGCGTGCTGATCCCATCCAATGATGCCGTTCAGCCAGTCAATGATTACCTTTTCCATGGCAGTGGCAGCAGGCCCCATTTCATAAATAGCCATACCGTTATTGGTGAAAGCTTCCAGCATGGCTGTGAGCGCAGCCAATGGAACAGGAGGTACAACCTGGTGCCCGGCATAACGGGGATGATGAATATGAATAGACTTTTCCAGGAAATCGCTATAGAAGCCGGCTAAATCAGGAGATTTATCCGAATAAAAAAAATCTTTCCAGTACTTTTCCTGATCAGCCGGATCTTTCCATGGAAGTACCGGAAAAGCAGGATTGTTCTGACAATCATGCATGTAATCGGCAAGCAGATCGACTAACTTATGACCATTGTCGCGAAATAGATCAGGATCGTAGGCTTTGAGCAGGTTATTATCCATCCGGGTATAGTTTGATCCGGTAAATTTAGAAATCAAAGTGATAATTAAAGG includes:
- a CDS encoding pyridoxal-dependent decarboxylase — encoded protein: MDNNLLKAYDPDLFRDNGHKLVDLLADYMHDCQNNPAFPVLPWKDPADQEKYWKDFFYSDKSPDLAGFYSDFLEKSIHIHHPRYAGHQVVPPVPLAALTAMLEAFTNNGMAIYEMGPAATAMEKVIIDWLNGIIGWDQHANGLMTSGGSIGNLTALLTARQAFAGRDSWEDGIHDQMAVLVSTEAHYSVERAVKIMGMGEKGLVKVPVDEQYRIKTSLLPGILEDCRSKGIQIFALIGNACSTSTGKYDDLDALGDFCRDNHIWFHVDAAHGGPALFSEKYRHLLAGLEKANSIVIDFHKMMLTPALTTAVLFRNGNTSYEAFAQKAQYLLGKKGNINWWDGAGRTLECTKKPMAVKVYLLIKTFGADLFEAYIEHTYGLAKEFAEMILSRPGFELAVMPDSNIVCFRFISEDSDPVALNALNEDIRKNLKESGRFYIVQTRIDGKVFLRVSLMNPFTKPEDLSDLLAEIEAMIA